The Phycisphaerae bacterium genome has a window encoding:
- the fliR gene encoding flagellar biosynthetic protein FliR, whose protein sequence is MDESLKALTALLNLPLLAMVMARIGGLVAFAPFFGSASIPVQIRALLTGVISLVVLPFLDPSAIVIPNQPAVLIAAVVSELMIGLVFGFAILALFSALELAGLMIGQQMGIAMAQVFDPLFNEETSVLGQLFFWLATIIFLVIGGHHALLGAVIKSFATLPAGSFMIGEDGLVLLSGIVQVAFVVAIQVSAPVIVTIFLATLALGFVARTVPQLNILSVGFPLRAVMGFLLTVVSLGAGIDIFMRMFDDVFLKVHRLFGF, encoded by the coding sequence ATGGACGAGAGTCTCAAAGCGCTGACCGCACTGCTGAACCTGCCGCTGCTGGCCATGGTGATGGCCCGCATCGGCGGATTGGTGGCGTTCGCCCCGTTCTTCGGCAGCGCGAGCATCCCGGTACAGATCCGGGCCTTGCTGACCGGCGTGATTTCCCTGGTCGTGCTGCCGTTTCTCGATCCGTCGGCGATCGTCATCCCGAACCAGCCGGCCGTGCTGATCGCCGCCGTCGTCTCGGAGTTGATGATCGGCCTGGTCTTCGGGTTCGCCATCCTGGCCCTATTCTCGGCCTTGGAACTGGCGGGTCTGATGATCGGCCAACAGATGGGCATCGCCATGGCCCAGGTCTTCGACCCGCTGTTCAATGAGGAGACCTCGGTGCTCGGGCAGCTCTTCTTCTGGCTGGCCACGATCATCTTCCTCGTGATCGGCGGCCACCACGCCCTGCTTGGCGCGGTCATCAAAAGCTTTGCCACGCTGCCGGCCGGCAGCTTCATGATCGGCGAAGACGGCCTTGTGCTGCTCAGCGGCATCGTGCAGGTTGCCTTCGTAGTGGCCATACAGGTCTCGGCCCCGGTGATCGTGACCATTTTCCTGGCCACTCTGGCCCTGGGCTTTGTCGCCCGGACCGTTCCGCAGCTCAACATCCTTTCCGTGGGTTTTCCGCTGCGGGCGGTGATGGGTTTTCTACTGACGGTGGTGAGCCTCGGCGCCGGAATCGACATATTCATGCGGATGTTCGATGACGTGTTCCTCAAGGTCCACCGGTTGTTCGGGTTCTAG
- the fliQ gene encoding flagellar biosynthesis protein FliQ → MTITVPEALDLARYAMMVTLQMAAPILLIGMFVGLLISLLQAVTQIQEQTLSFIPKMLAMAAAVVVFAPWISSRMMEFARDMLGNVSAGH, encoded by the coding sequence ATGACGATCACGGTACCGGAAGCGCTGGACCTGGCGCGATACGCCATGATGGTGACGCTCCAGATGGCCGCTCCGATCCTCCTGATCGGTATGTTCGTCGGTCTGTTGATCAGCCTGCTCCAGGCGGTCACCCAGATCCAGGAGCAGACCCTCAGCTTCATTCCCAAGATGCTGGCGATGGCCGCCGCGGTGGTCGTCTTCGCCCCGTGGATATCAAGCCGGATGATGGAGTTCGCCCGGGACATGCTCGGCAACGTCTCAGCGGGACACTGA